Genomic segment of Gloeocapsa sp. PCC 7428:
TTGGCGGCAGCAGTGCGCTTGCAAAACATATTAAGTTAAACTACTACTCTATGACAGTTGACGTAGAAACATATCTAGTGTTTTATTAAAGGACAAACAGAAGAAGTACACTATATATCTGGCTGTTATTCCTCACACCCCACTCAAAATTGCGCTATGGTTGCCCAGCTTGAAAATCCAGCCTTAAATTCGACTTGCAGTTCACTTTATCCGGTGGAAGGGTTGGTGCAAGTGTTTACTTGCTCACACCGCAGTTTTTTTACAAACGTGATGGCGCAAGCTTTGCGAATTGCTGGACAAGGAACTCCAGTTTTAGTAGTGCAGTTCCTCAAAGGCGGGATTAACCAAGGACACCAGCATCCGACGCGGCTAGGACAGCATCTAGATTGGATTCGCTGCGATTTGCCACGCTATATTGATACACCACAATTAGGCGAGACAGAAAATCAATCGTTATGTCAATTGTGGCAACATACACAGCAAGTAGTACTAGAAGGAAAATATTCGTTAGTTGTCTTAGATGAGCTAAGCTTGGCGATTAATTTTGGTTTGATTGCGCTAGAAGAAGTTTTAGCTTTGTTAGACCAACGCCCTAGTCATGTGGATATTATTCTCACAGGACCTGAAATGCCACAACCACTACTTGATGTCGCCGATCAAATTACGCAAGTACGCAGAAGCGATCGCCCTTAGATAAAACCTAAATAGCCAGATCGATATATTCTAGTATTTCGGTTGCGATTACCTAGGAAACCGTGATTAAAAACGACGTTTGGATTTCACAAATGGCGCAGAAGGGTATGATTACACCTTTTGAGCCTACTTTAATTCGACAACTACAGGAAACTGAATCAGTAAGACCTGTCATTAGCTATGGTCTGTCTTCTTACGGTTATGATATTCGACTTTCACCAGTTGAGTTTCGCATATTCCGTCACATTCCTGGAACAATCATCGATCCTAAAAATTTTAATCCGCAAAATTTAGAACCAACGCAACTGCATACAGATTGTTACGGCAGTTATTTTATTTTGCCTGCACACTCGTATGGTTTAGGAGTTGCTTTAGAAAGATTAGCTGTTCCAGAGAATATTACAGTAATCTGCATAGGTAAAAGTACCTATGCGCGTTGTGGCATTATAGCCAATCTAACTCCCGCCGAAGCTGCATGGCGCGGTCATTTGACTTTAGAATTTTCCAATTCTTCAAGTGCAGATTGTCGTATTTATGCATCAGAAGGTGTCGTGCAGTTACTCTTTTTAGAGGGGGAACCCTGTGCAACGAGTTATGAAGCGCGCAAAGGGAAATATCAAGATCAGCAGCAGATTGTTACTTTGGCTAAAGTATAATTCTTGAGTCAATTCAACTACGAAGATAGGTAAAATTTATTTTGTTTTTTATCCACTTCAAAACGGTTGAATCCATGATTATTATTAGCTTTAGTATTCCTAAATCTGGTAGTACTCTTGTTTTTAATTATCAAAAAGATTTATTGGAACGAGCGGTTCTTAAAGAAAGGCAATCTCAATCATTATGTAATGCTACTTTTCAGCAGGAACTGATTAATATGGGTTATAAAGTTTAAAGGAAAGCTATTAGTTAGTTACGAAAATTAGTTGAGTTGAATTGTAAATTGTTCTTTTTACGTAGACACATAGAGGCTTGCCGTAGACTACCACGTAGGCGCAACGTTCGCAAAGATAAGTCACAGCGATAAGATTGCTAGAGGAAAGGTTTGTCTTGTTGATAATCTTGTTGTAGAGATAAAGCCATTTCTGCTTTTTGTAATTCAGTTCCTAAATACATGGCGTGTTCGACTTGTAAAGCTGGACAGGCTGTTGCAATTTGTCGATACAGTTGTGTTGCTGATTTACCAAAGTAGCAGTTGACAACTTCTCCAGTTCCAGGTGTCATGTGTTCAACAACGATTTGGTTATTTTGGATATTAATGACAAAACTACCTGAAGGATCTTTGTAGTCTCGCTGTTGACAAATTCTAGGATATTGAGTTTGAATAACTTGCTCTGCATTTTCCCAGCAATCGGAATATATGTGCGCACTTTGACTAATCGTAATTAAGGGCCCCAATTGCAAGTTATGTTTTGAACGATGAGCGATTTCGTTACGAATGTGTTGTTGTAAAGCCCTTAAGCCCATTGCGTTCGCAGCCCACGCCGAAAACATATCATTACTGCGAAAAGTTGCGGTTAAAGCAAGTTCGTTTTCGATAACTCTTACCCAAATGTGATTAAGACAAGGGGGACTGCTATTATCTTCATGATCTTCTACATCCCATAAGGACATAACTGCTCTAGCTGAGTCAATATCTGCAATAAGTTTTTGAATAACTTGTTCTATTTGATCGCGTCCAAAGTGCGATCGCAATCTTTGTCCGTAGGTATATTTCACACCTTCTTGATATGGCGCATCGTCTAAAATTTGGGAAACATATTCTTGAATAAAATTTTTACTACACGGTAAATAATTCGGTTCAGGAAAATAGAAATCATCAGGTTCATCGGTGACGACCGCCATCAAATCAATTAATTCTTGCCATTGTCCATCGTAACCTGTAGGTCGAATCGTACCAGTTGTTTTAATGCGATGAATGATTTTTACCCAAGTTTCAGCAATCGTTTTTCCTTCAATGCGATGACCGTAACGCACTCCTGGTAAAACAGTGGGTTCAACTTCAGTAATGGGAAACTCTAAAGGTTTTCCCCACGGTTCTATGGTGTTTTTCTTAGCAAAGGATCGCACCGCAGATACAGCTTCGTTAATTGAACTTGCTTCTTGATAGGCGATCGCGTCTCTTAATGTACGAAGCGCTTCTGCTGCAATTTCGATATCAATATAACCCGTAATTTGAGAGCGAATCACCCAAGTTTCGCGCCCAG
This window contains:
- a CDS encoding P-loop NTPase family protein, with translation MVAQLENPALNSTCSSLYPVEGLVQVFTCSHRSFFTNVMAQALRIAGQGTPVLVVQFLKGGINQGHQHPTRLGQHLDWIRCDLPRYIDTPQLGETENQSLCQLWQHTQQVVLEGKYSLVVLDELSLAINFGLIALEEVLALLDQRPSHVDIILTGPEMPQPLLDVADQITQVRRSDRP
- the dcd gene encoding dCTP deaminase, with protein sequence MAQKGMITPFEPTLIRQLQETESVRPVISYGLSSYGYDIRLSPVEFRIFRHIPGTIIDPKNFNPQNLEPTQLHTDCYGSYFILPAHSYGLGVALERLAVPENITVICIGKSTYARCGIIANLTPAEAAWRGHLTLEFSNSSSADCRIYASEGVVQLLFLEGEPCATSYEARKGKYQDQQQIVTLAKV
- a CDS encoding thymidylate synthase, whose amino-acid sequence is MATQTTYQYKPLYKPNQLLYGTGQTAVVTGWTMKQAIAKKLDPHEYAAIGQLYSPTRGISFLIRNLLANPHVRFLVVLNATKEDKNAGAGICLLDFFRNGFEKGYSDTGRETWVIRSQITGYIDIEIAAEALRTLRDAIAYQEASSINEAVSAVRSFAKKNTIEPWGKPLEFPITEVEPTVLPGVRYGHRIEGKTIAETWVKIIHRIKTTGTIRPTGYDGQWQELIDLMAVVTDEPDDFYFPEPNYLPCSKNFIQEYVSQILDDAPYQEGVKYTYGQRLRSHFGRDQIEQVIQKLIADIDSARAVMSLWDVEDHEDNSSPPCLNHIWVRVIENELALTATFRSNDMFSAWAANAMGLRALQQHIRNEIAHRSKHNLQLGPLITISQSAHIYSDCWENAEQVIQTQYPRICQQRDYKDPSGSFVINIQNNQIVVEHMTPGTGEVVNCYFGKSATQLYRQIATACPALQVEHAMYLGTELQKAEMALSLQQDYQQDKPFL